A single Nicotiana tabacum cultivar K326 chromosome 5, ASM71507v2, whole genome shotgun sequence DNA region contains:
- the LOC107818567 gene encoding replication protein A 70 kDa DNA-binding subunit B-like: protein MASEKELLDQCVPINSLRVSNSSWVIRVLVFGSGIVKEFNNKTNQGTRKIVTLVDEEGTKIHATLFNGYIELWKNYLQQNKICYIINGRINSANPNFQSVHKELEIGFKENMLVEENNSHFSTIGFSNNFISFDEASKCTNGTIFDIVGILVDIKPSMGEGSKKRREIVVDRKTVTLWNDFSEIDGQVLQKLIDEKHVVAACDVRKTTYRGNFSISTTYISSIMINPKFEKAVALQKWHDYKKAKNIDISLLPSIQLKNAREVKIEDIKDDSFDNKEDTYFKFNARIKDIMNKDEPWYSSCKKCYKKVDVINNIAKCHRCGVENVDYQEKYILKLEVFDKKERCYVTLFESTRYLLGCDVTTYIQSISQKKEESKFYRKLVLSREKEFTFLVKIDSKNGGDRDGRRFIAEEIQEVEKIAAIEIDEEIQTETGIKKTKKVEEDINNPIICKKSQN, encoded by the exons ATGGCCAGTGAAAAGGAATTGTTAGACCAATGTGTCCCAATTAATAGTCTAAGAGTATCCAATTCAAGTTGGGTAATACGAGTGTTAGTGTTTGGGAGTGGAATAGTAAAAGAGTTCAACAATAAAACAAATCAAGGCACCCGAAAAATTGTGACATTAGTTGACGAAGAG GGAACAAAAATTCACGCTACACTTTTCAATGGTTATATTGAGTTGTGGAAAAATTATTTACAACAAAACAAGATCTGTTATATCATAAACGGACGCATCAATAGTGCAAATCCAAATTTTCAATCTGTGCACAAGGAGCTTGAGATTGGATTTAAGGAAAATATGTTAGTTGAAGAAAACAATAGTCACTTTTCGACAATTggtttttcaaataattttatttcattcGATGAGGCATCAAAGTGTACCAATGGAACAATTTTTG ATATAGTTGGAATTTTAGTGGATATTAAACCCTCCATGGGAGAAGGTTCAAAGAAACGAAGGGAGATAgt GGTTGATAGAAAGACTGTAACCTTATGGAATGATTTCTCAGAGATAGACGGTCAAGTACTACAAaaattgattgatgaaaaacatGTCGTTGCGGCATGTGATGTTAGGAAAACAACATATAGAG GAAATTTTTCAATATCTACTACATACATTAGTAGTATAATGATAAATCCAAAGTTTGAAAAGGCGGTAGCTCTCCAAAAATG GCATGACTATAAAAAGGCAAAAAACATAGATATTAGTTTATTACCAAGTATACAACTGAAAAATGCTCGAGAAGTAAAGATTGAGGACATCAAAGATGATTCGTTCGACAATAAAGAG GATACATATTTTAAATTTAATGCAAGAATAAAAGATATAATGAACAAAGACGAACCATGGTATTCTTCTTGCAAGAAATGTTACAAGAAAGTGGACGTTATAAATAATATTGCAAAATGTCATCGTTGTGGCGTCGAGAATGTTGATTACCAGGAAAA GTATATTCTAAAGCTTGAGGTGTTTGATAAGAAAGAACGTTGTTATGTTACACTGTTTGAATCTACAAGATACTTGCTTGGTTGTGATGTTACAACGTATATAcaatcaatatctcaaaag AAAGAAGAATCCAAATTTTATCGCAAATTGGTGTTGAGTCGGGAAAAAGAGTTCACCTTTCTTGTCAAAATTGATTCCAAAAATGGTGGCGATCGAGATGGAAGACGATTTATTGCGGAGGAGATACAGGAAGTTGAAAAAATTGCTGCAATTGAAATAGATGAAGAGATACAAACGGAAACAGGAATCAAGAAGACCAAAAAAGTCGAAGAAGACATCAACAACCCAATAATTTgcaaaaaaagtcaaaattga
- the LOC142180730 gene encoding uncharacterized protein LOC142180730 yields MRFQHETPTFCCGEGSVRLVNTEVPIQLYELLVDESDEAKEFRRNIRAYNSIFAFMSFGVRLDKELASSRKGVYTFKAQEANLSEEVVTKIRQLMDGNPYAQFLCQLKDHSSFQDLQIRIAANATLDQRVYNKPSVDQIAAIWVDGNNPNVSFDREIIVHEHSDNKHRVKHYYGCYDPLQYPLLFPNGEQFVVDMYIKLETTRLEFFRLEQALLRREIFQGIVDSIMAGEYRGDKVGQRVILSASFIGGPREMHRRYMDAMALVQRFGKPDLFIIMTCNPDWAEIQENLCEGQFAQDRPDLIISADQYDKFISAELPDEEEYPLLHDLVIKHMMHGPCGKHRPTNSCMKDGQCKNHYPRPFSNKSIQGKDGYPIYKRRNDGKIVNVRGMRMHNQWVVPYNPYLLTRYNCHINVESCSGVKANKYLYKYIYKGHDRCVVYIKPDDGEKVVDEIQNFQDARWVSPPEALWRIYEFNLSEMQPPVLNLQLHLPDR; encoded by the exons ATGAGGTTTCAACATGAAACTCCAACATTTTGTTGCGGGGAGGGATCAGTAAGATTGGTAAATACTGAAGTTCCAATACAATTATACGAGTTACTTGTTGACGAGTCAGACGAAGCAAAAGAGTTCCGTCGAAACATTAGAGCATATAATAGTATATTTGCATTTATGTCTTTTGGTGTTAGACTTGACAAAGAACTTGCATCTTCAAGGAAAGGAGTTTACACCTTTAAGGCACAAG AAGCCAACTTATCTGAGGAAGTTGTGACAAAAATTAGGCAGCTAATGGATGGGAATCCTTATGCACAATTCCTTTGCCAGCTAAAGGATCATTCAAGCTTCCAAGATTTACAAATTCGAATTGCTGCTAATGCTACACTGGATCAACGTGTCTACAACAAACCATCGGTAGATCAAATTGCTGCAATTTGGGTAGATGGAAACAATCCAAATGTATCATTCGATAGAGAGATTATTGTTCATGAGCATTCCGACAACAAACATAGAGTCAAACATTATTATGGTTGCTATGACCCACTCCAATATCCTCTGCTTTTTCCAAATGGAGAG CAATTTGTGGTTGACATGTACATCAAGTTAGAAACAACAAGACTTGAATTCTTTAGATTAGAGCAAGCACTACTTAGAAGGGAAATATTTCAAGGTATAGTTGATAGTATCATGGCTGGAGAATATAGAGGAGATAAAGTTGGCCAAAGAGTAATATTGTCGGCATCATTCATCGGAGGCCCTAGAGAAATGCACCGTAGGTATATGGATGCAATGGCTTTGGTTCAACGTTTTGGAAAACCAGATTTATTTATCATAATGACATGTAATCCCGATTGGGCGGAGATCCAGGAAAATCTATGTGAAGGACAATTTGCACAAGATAGACCAGACTTA ATAATATCAGCAGACCAATATGACAAGTTTATTTCTGCAGAACTTCCTGATGAAGAAGAATATCCACTCTTGCATGACTTAGTTATCAAGCATATGATGCATGGTCCATGTGGAAAACATCGTCCAACAAATTCATGCATGAAGGATGGTCAGTGCAAGAATCACTATCCTAGGCCATTTAGTAATAAATCAATACAAGGAAAGGATGGATACCCTATTTataagagaagaaatgatggaAAGATCGTAAATGTTCGTGGCATGAGAATGCATAATCAGTGGGTTGTGCCATATAATCCTTACTTACTAACTAGATACAATTGTCATATTAATGTGGAGTCTTGCTCTGGAGTGAAAGCAAACAAGTATCtctataagtatatatataaagggCATGATAGGTGTGTTGTTTATATTAAACCAGATGATGGCGAAAAAGTAGTTGATGAAATCCAAAATTTTCAAGACGCACGTTGGGTATCTCCGCCAGAAGCACTATGGAGAATTTATGAATTCAATCTCAGTGAAATGCAACCTCCTGTCCTTAACCTTCAACTACATCTCCCGGATAGATAA